CGTCGAGTACCTGTTCTGGGTGGGCTGCGCCGGGGCCCTTGAGGACCGCTCGAAGAAGGTCACCCGGACGGTCGCGGAGCTGCTGAACGCCGCGGGGGTGCGCTACGCGGTGCTCGGTCAGGCCGAGTCGTGCACGGGGGACCCCGCGCGGCGCCTCGGCATGGAGTACCTGTTCCAGATGATGGCCCGGGCAAACGTGGAGACCCTGAAGGCGGTCGGCGCGCAGCGGGTCACGATCGTCGCCTGGTGTCCCCACTGCTTCAACACCCTGCGCAACGAGTACCCCGACTTCGACGGCACCTTCGAGGTCATCCACCACACCCAGCTGCTCGCCAAGCTGGTGGCCGAGGGCCGCCTGTCGCCGCAGACGCCGATCGACAAGACGGTCACCTACCACGACCCCTGCTACCTCGGCCGCCACAACGAGGTGTATGACCCGCCCCGCGCCGTGGTCTCGTCGGTGGCCGGCCTGGAGAAGGTGGAGATGGGCCGCTGCCGCAACCAGGGCTTCTGCTGCGGCGCCGGCGGGGCGCGCTTCTACATGGAGGAGGACATCGGCAAGCGGGTCAACCACGAGCGCCTCGACGAGGCGCTGGGCCTGCACCCCGACCTCGTGTCGACCGCCTGCCCGTTCTGCTTCGTGATGCTCGATGACGCCGTCGCCGACAAGGTCGGGCGCGGCGACCTCACCGAGGGCCAGGTCCGCGTCGTGGACGTCTCCCAGATCCTGGCCGAGTCGCTGCTGCCCGTCGCCGAGATCAACGGCCAGCCCACCGCGCCGCCTGCCTCGCCCTAGCCTGTGGAGCCCGGGTTGCGGAATCCGCCACCCGGACTCCACGGCCGCTACGGTGACGGCCGACCCGAGGGGGTTGCGTGAGTACCGGCAAGGCAGAGGTCGGCCCGGACCTGGCCACGCGCCTGGCTGACGAGCCCGACGTCGTCGTGGCCTACCTGTTCGGGTCCCGAGCACGGGGCACGGCACGGCCGGGGTCCGACGCCGACGTGGCGGTGCTGCTGGACGAGGATTCGGACGTCCACCAGCGCACGCTCGACCTGATGGCGGCGCTGGGGGAGGGCGTGGACGTCGTGGTCCTCAACGAGGCGCCGGTGGCGCTGGCGTACCGGGTCCTCCGCGACGGCGTCCTGCCGGTCTGCCGGGACGAGCAGGTCCGGGTGCGGCACCGTGCCGCCACGATCAGCCGCTACCTGGACACCGTGCCGTTGCGCCGTACCCTCGAAGCGGGGCTTCGCCAACGGAACGTCACCTGCAGGTGGCCATCCAGGCGGCGGTCGAGGCCTACCTCGGCGGCGGGTAGTCCCCGGACCTGACGGCGGGCGCGGTGGTCACCGGGCGTAGAGCCAGTCGCGGTGGACGACCCGAGTGCCGTCGGCGCGGCCGACCTCGGCGAACAGCGTGTAGTGGACGTCGGTGGCGTCGGGCAGGGTGATCGTCTCGGTCACGGTGCCGTCGGCGAGCACCGACACGCCGACGATGTCGACGGTCTCGACCACCGTGCCGTCGGCCTCGACGCGGTCGAGGTGGTAGGTGACCTCGGCGGGGGCGTCCTCGGGGGGCAGCGCCAGCGTCGCGGTGTCCCCCGCCCCGGCGAGCACCCCCCCGTCGGTGGCCTCCCAGCCGTCGGCGACCGCCAGGGCCTCGATCGAGTCAGGGACCTCGCGCGGCGGCAGCTCGGCGAAGGGGTCGTCCTGGCCGCACGCGCCGAGCAGGGCCACGGCGGCCACGGCCAGCAGCGCGGTGCGCATCCGCCGCCCTACTCGCCGGCGGGGAAGTTCAGGAAGAACTTGCTGGCGGTCGGCCCGCGCTGGCCCTGGTACTTGCTGCCGAGCTCGTCGGAGCCGTAGGGGCGCTCGGCGGGGGTCGACAGCTCCAGGAACGCGACCTGGCCGATCTTCATCCCCGGGTACAGCACGATCGGCAGGGTCGCCACGTTCGACAGCTCCAGGGTGAGCCACCCGTCCCAGCCCGGGTCGACGAACCCGGCGGTGGCGTGCGTCAGCAGCCCGAGCCGGCCAAGGCTCGACTTGCCCTCGATGCGCGCGACGAGGTCGTCGGCCAGGGCGATGCGCTCCAGGGTCGCGGCGAGCACGAACTCGCCGGGATGCAGGACGAACGGGGCGTCCTCGGTGGCCTTGACCTCCTCGGTGAGGTCGGGCATCTCCTGGCGCACGTCGATGACGGGGTGGCGGTGGTTGTGAAAGACGCGGAAGCGGTCGTCGAGGCGCACGTCGACGCTGGAGGGCTGGATCGCGTCGTCGCCCAACGGCTCGATGGCAATGCGCCCGGCGGCGAGAGCCTCACGGATGCTGCGGTCCGACAGGATCATGGGCGCTCATCCTAACCCGGCGCCGGCCCGGCAACGGGCACGACCGGGTCGCCCACGCGCACCGGGCCGGGCTCCACCACCTCGGCGTAGCGCCCGAGGTCGATGCTGCCGTCGGGGCCCGTGCCCCGGGCCGCAACGATCGCGTCGAGGACCTGCACGTCGCGCTCCCCGGTCACCGGGTTCTGCCGCGTGACCACGCAGCGGGGCACCGGCCCGCCGACGCGCACGACGGCGCCGCCGACCCGCACGGTGCCGCCCGCCCAGGCGTCCTCGTCGTAGGCGTGTCCGCCGGCGAGGGTGACGAGCATGCGGAAGCGGCGGGCGTCCAGCGGTGCGGCCAGGCCGGCGTCGCGTACCAGCGCGGCCACCGACTCGTCGCCGAGCAGCGTCACCGCCTGCTCGTCGTTGCCCTGGCCGGGGCGCTCGGTCCGTGCCAGGCGCAGCGGGCGGCCGGCGTAGTCGGAGAGCGCCGCCGCGAACGGGCCGACCACCACCCGACCCTCGACGGTGCGCCCGCCGTAGAACGCGGTCCGCACCCGGCCGCCGGTGCGCACCGCAGCCGCGACGCGCCGGCCGTCGGGGAAGGTCAGCGCCAGCCGGTCGCCGGCGGCCTCGTAGTCGGGCCGAACACCGACGAGGGGCCCGTGGTGCTTGCCCTTGAACACGCGGCCGGCGGCGTCGAGGAGGTAGAAGCGCCGGTCCTCGGCGACCCCGGCCGCGGTGAGTGCGACCTCCTCGGGGTGCACGAGGCCGAGCCCCTTGACGGGCGCGATGGACAGCCGGGCGACGGTGTGCACGAGATCCACAGGGTAGCCGGGCCGGCCATACCGGCCGTCGCGGCGGCGGCTACGATCTGCGCCTTGAACACCCTGAGCGATGGACAGGTCTTCGCGCTGGCACTGGCCGGCAGCCTCGTGCCGACCCTGGCCTGGCTGTGGTTCTTCTACAGCCGGGACCGCTACGACCGGGAGCCCAAGCGTCTCGTCGCCAAGCTCTTCCTGATCGGGGCGCTGCCGGTCGGCATCCTCGCCGGCATCACCAACGTGGCCTTCGCCAGCGTCGTCGGCATCGGGGTCACCGCCGTGGTGGTCGCCCCGATCGGCGAGGAGACCCTCAAGTACCTCGGCGCGCGGCGGGGCGCCGGACGCCATCTCGCGTTCGACGAGCCGGTCGACGGCATGGTGTACGGCGCCTCCGTGGGGCTCGGCTTCGCCGCCGCCGAGAGCATCGACTACCTCACCGTGGCCTACACCGGCGGTGAGCTGTGGGGCGAGCCCTTCGGCTGCGCCGGCC
The sequence above is a segment of the Egibacteraceae bacterium genome. Coding sequences within it:
- a CDS encoding MOSC N-terminal beta barrel domain-containing protein; the encoded protein is MDLVHTVARLSIAPVKGLGLVHPEEVALTAAGVAEDRRFYLLDAAGRVFKGKHHGPLVGVRPDYEAAGDRLALTFPDGRRVAAAVRTGGRVRTAFYGGRTVEGRVVVGPFAAALSDYAGRPLRLARTERPGQGNDEQAVTLLGDESVAALVRDAGLAAPLDARRFRMLVTLAGGHAYDEDAWAGGTVRVGGAVVRVGGPVPRCVVTRQNPVTGERDVQVLDAIVAARGTGPDGSIDLGRYAEVVEPGPVRVGDPVVPVAGPAPG
- the dcd gene encoding dCTP deaminase, which gives rise to MILSDRSIREALAAGRIAIEPLGDDAIQPSSVDVRLDDRFRVFHNHRHPVIDVRQEMPDLTEEVKATEDAPFVLHPGEFVLAATLERIALADDLVARIEGKSSLGRLGLLTHATAGFVDPGWDGWLTLELSNVATLPIVLYPGMKIGQVAFLELSTPAERPYGSDELGSKYQGQRGPTASKFFLNFPAGE
- a CDS encoding nucleotidyltransferase domain-containing protein, which gives rise to MSTGKAEVGPDLATRLADEPDVVVAYLFGSRARGTARPGSDADVAVLLDEDSDVHQRTLDLMAALGEGVDVVVLNEAPVALAYRVLRDGVLPVCRDEQVRVRHRAATISRYLDTVPLRRTLEAGLRQRNVTCRWPSRRRSRPTSAAGSPRT
- a CDS encoding PrsW family glutamic-type intramembrane protease, with amino-acid sequence MNTLSDGQVFALALAGSLVPTLAWLWFFYSRDRYDREPKRLVAKLFLIGALPVGILAGITNVAFASVVGIGVTAVVVAPIGEETLKYLGARRGAGRHLAFDEPVDGMVYGASVGLGFAAAESIDYLTVAYTGGELWGEPFGCAGLGCFATVAVLRGVGTALVHALCSAIAGYFLARRILEGAPRRAAVGGVALAALLHALWNGTGLLLGFGVVVLAAVVFTRLLRRALARSPHHGRQLLPHAPDTWFPAVPPPPS